A part of Anser cygnoides isolate HZ-2024a breed goose chromosome 15, Taihu_goose_T2T_genome, whole genome shotgun sequence genomic DNA contains:
- the NTHL1 gene encoding endonuclease III-like protein 1: MCAAGPAAGGGRAARRLGRAGAGAGASRALSSASAPKRSRRGKSVAIAYEPEPPGPKWEPENWRQQLERIREMRRARDAPVDEMGVERCYDSSAPPQVMRYQVLLSLMLSSQTKDQVTSAAMLRLRQRGLTVDSILQMDDVTLGQIIYPVGFWRNKVKYIKQTTAILKQKYGGDIPSTVEELVKLPGVGPKMAHLAMNIAWNSVSGIAVDTHVHRITNRLKWVKKATRYPEETRVALEDWLPRDLWREINWLLVGFGQQTCLPVNPRCKECLNQDICPAAKRR; the protein is encoded by the exons ATGTGTGCGGCTGGGCCCGCGGcaggcggcgggcgggcggcccggcggctcggcagggccggggccggggccggag CGAGCCGGGCCCTGAGCTCTGCCAGCGCCCCGAAGCGCAGCAGGAGGGGGAAGAGCGTCGCCATCGCCTACGAACCTGAGCCCCCGGGGCCAAAATGGGAGCCCGAGAACTggcggcagcagctggagcGCATCCGGGAGATGAGGAGGGCCAGAGACGCTCCCGTCGATGAGATGGGAGTGGAGAGGTGCTATGACAGCAGCGCTCCTCCGCAG gTCATGCGCTACCAAGTCCTGCTGTCGCTGATGCTCTCCAGCCAGACCAAGGACCAGGTGACGTCTGCTGCCATGCTGCGCCTCCGGCAGCGCGGCCTCACGGTTGACAGCATTTTGCAGATGGATGATGTGACGCTTGGGCAGATCATTTATCCTGTAGGATTCTGGAGG AACAAGGTGAAGTACATAAAGCAGACGACAGCCATCCTGAAGCAGAAGTACGGGGGCGACATACCAAGCACTGTGGAGGAGCTGGTGAAGCTGCCAGGAGTGGGGCCCAAAATGGCCCACTTGGCCATGAACATTGCCTGGAACAGTGTGTCTGGGATAG CTGTGGACACCCACGTGCACAGGATCACAAACAGGCTGAAGTGGGTGAAGAAGGCGACCAGATACCCTGAGGAAACTCGGGTAGCGCTGGAGGACTGGCTGCCCAG GGATCTCTGGAGGGAGATAAACTGGCTCTTGGTGGGCTTTGGCCAGCAGACCTGCCTGCCTGTGAATCCTCGCTGCAAAGAATGCCTCAATCAAGATATTTGCCCAGCTGCTAAGAGACGCTGA